A stretch of the Desulfobacter sp. genome encodes the following:
- a CDS encoding transposase — translation MRTMYRLLHKEHGSVPERRRQVNRPKYKKTELLATGPNQVWSWDITKLKSVTKWTYFYLYVIMDIFSRYVVGWMVAHREQTALAKRLIEKSCENQNILPGQLGLHADRGASMKSKGVAQLLVDLGVTKTHSRPHVSNDNPYSEAQFKTLKYCPKFPNHFGSIEDARTFCQDFFRYYNKEHYHSGIGLVTPEQFHYGIAKEIYGSRCRTLKEAFIKNPIRFKGKIPRPPALPEAAWINKPEQEEKDKIGA, via the coding sequence ATCAGAACGATGTATCGGCTTCTTCACAAAGAACATGGTTCTGTGCCGGAACGAAGACGGCAGGTAAATCGCCCGAAATATAAAAAAACTGAATTGCTGGCAACCGGACCGAATCAGGTCTGGTCCTGGGATATTACCAAGTTGAAAAGCGTCACAAAATGGACTTATTTCTATCTGTATGTAATCATGGATATTTTCAGCAGGTATGTTGTCGGCTGGATGGTCGCCCATAGGGAACAAACAGCATTGGCCAAAAGGCTTATTGAGAAGTCCTGTGAAAACCAAAATATATTACCCGGTCAGCTTGGACTTCATGCAGATCGGGGAGCCAGTATGAAATCCAAAGGGGTTGCCCAGCTTCTTGTCGATTTAGGGGTAACCAAAACCCACAGCAGACCGCACGTCAGCAATGATAACCCTTACTCTGAAGCTCAATTTAAAACATTGAAATATTGTCCAAAATTTCCAAATCATTTTGGTTCGATTGAGGATGCAAGAACCTTTTGCCAGGATTTTTTTAGATATTACAACAAAGAGCATTACCATTCTGGTATTGGCCTGGTAACCCCGGAACAGTTTCATTATGGCATTGCTAAAGAGATTTATGGGTCTCGCTGTAGAACTTTGAAAGAGGCGTTTATTAAAAACCCAATACGCTTTAAGGGGAAAATCCCTCGGCCACCAGCTTTACCAGAAGCAGCCTGGATCAACAAACCGGAACAGGAAGAGAAGGATAAGATTGGAGCCTAA
- a CDS encoding lipocalin family protein: MKKGSILFFILLIGCTGIPENVSPVNNFTLEKYLGKWYEIARFDHSFERGLSHVSAEYSLRNDGGVKVINRGYSAEKGLWKETQGKAYFVEASNLGYLKVSFLGPYYGSYIIFGLDQENYQYSLVCGPDKSYLWILGRHPIMKEETTSVLLGKAADAGFDINQFIFVNPECVNDNETLYA; the protein is encoded by the coding sequence ATAAAAAAGGGATCCATCTTATTTTTTATACTTTTAATCGGGTGCACTGGAATACCTGAAAATGTGAGCCCTGTTAATAATTTTACCTTAGAAAAATATTTGGGCAAGTGGTATGAAATTGCAAGATTTGACCATTCATTTGAACGCGGATTGTCCCATGTGAGCGCAGAGTATTCATTGCGCAATGACGGTGGCGTCAAAGTCATAAATCGTGGATATTCCGCGGAGAAAGGCTTGTGGAAAGAAACTCAAGGAAAGGCTTATTTTGTAGAAGCCTCCAATTTAGGTTATTTGAAAGTTTCTTTTTTGGGCCCTTATTATGGGTCTTATATCATTTTTGGCCTTGACCAGGAAAACTACCAATATTCGCTTGTTTGCGGGCCTGATAAATCCTATCTATGGATTCTTGGAAGACACCCAATTATGAAAGAAGAAACAACGTCTGTTCTATTGGGAAAAGCAGCAGACGCTGGTTTCGACATAAACCAGTTCATATTTGTCAATCCGGAATGTGTCAATGACAATGAGACACTTTATGCCTAA